A section of the Flavobacteriales bacterium genome encodes:
- a CDS encoding T9SS type A sorting domain-containing protein yields MNQTFKQLLLGTALCCGTLVAQAQGLEGIIVEEYHTVTQADADFLNNDLGNSSFTIAPGSKVYRVYVDMLPGYKLNQVFGAPETFPGSGVSLNPLDFSTTTTFWNDDNFGSELPAQTRRIDEGTAFDSYITVNTTGTAGGTAGCGVATQQFGVLRTADTDGDLTTCGVYPGFTGNDGSIPGTGPALTYNISGLIDFAALTGSASSLQVINDAWTTLPASQGVDPSGTNRVLIGQFTTDGTFSFHINVQLSDPNSNLETYVWNQAGAGEVVSPLLTYPQALPPDCNGVPGGPAVPGTACDDGLATTGNDTWDANCVCVGQLIDCEGTPGGSALPGTACDDGLATTGNDTYDANCTCVGQLIDCEGTPGGSALPGTACDDGLATTGNDTWDANCTCVGLLIDCEGTPGGSALPGTACDDGLATTGNDTWDANCTCVGLLIDCEGTPGGSALPGTACDDGNPNSSNDTWDANCTCSGTLANDCLGVPGGPAQPGTPCDDGLATTGNDLWDANCVCVGQLIDCEGTPGGSALPGTACDDGLATTGNDTWDANCTCVGQLIDCLGVPGGSALPGTACDDGNPNSSNDTYDANCNCVGQLANDCLGAPGGPAQPGTPCDDGLATTGNDLWDANCVCVGQLIDCEGTPGGSALPGTACDDGNPNSSNDTWDANCTCVGQLANDCLGVPGGSALPGTPCDDGQAQTGNDTWDANCNCIGEVIDCLGVPGGSALPGSACDDGNAATINDVYDANCTCAGTPLGNCTEILTLDITLDNNGAETTWEVRDETGTTVILSGGPYQNGQAGSIVTETLCLNQICYRLIVNDAGGDGINGGGYVLTDANGRRIVDANGSFTSTSSVINEFCLPLSVARLINASCDRTNLTYSTSTQIYASFYPGASGYQFWIFDPHGSYSRRVFKTTQNLVPANLVTLPVPADLDLNVRVRALVGGNYTAFGPACRFRLNTPGGAGREAVLFDEASNVTMSLYPNPNRGEVVNVAFDGIAAAERMDIDVMDIFGKRVMAEQIAAPGGAFVHTMDMAYLAPGVYMVNVRVGERLYTQRLVRQ; encoded by the coding sequence ATGAACCAGACATTCAAACAACTCCTGCTGGGGACCGCCCTTTGTTGCGGCACCTTGGTGGCCCAGGCCCAGGGCCTGGAAGGCATCATCGTGGAGGAGTACCACACGGTGACGCAGGCCGATGCCGACTTCCTCAACAACGACCTCGGCAACAGCAGCTTCACGATCGCCCCGGGATCCAAGGTGTACCGGGTGTATGTGGACATGCTGCCCGGCTACAAGCTGAACCAGGTGTTCGGCGCGCCGGAGACCTTTCCCGGGAGCGGCGTGAGCCTCAACCCGCTGGATTTCTCCACGACGACGACCTTCTGGAACGACGACAACTTCGGATCGGAGCTCCCGGCCCAGACGCGTCGCATCGATGAGGGTACGGCCTTCGACAGCTACATCACCGTGAACACCACCGGTACCGCCGGCGGCACGGCGGGTTGCGGTGTGGCCACCCAGCAGTTCGGTGTGCTGCGCACGGCCGACACGGACGGTGACCTCACCACCTGCGGTGTGTACCCGGGCTTCACGGGCAACGACGGCAGCATTCCGGGCACGGGCCCCGCGCTGACCTACAACATCAGCGGTCTGATCGACTTCGCGGCCCTGACCGGATCGGCCAGCAGCCTGCAGGTGATCAACGATGCCTGGACCACGCTGCCTGCCAGCCAGGGTGTGGACCCCAGCGGCACCAACCGCGTGCTCATCGGCCAGTTCACCACGGACGGCACCTTCAGCTTCCACATCAACGTGCAGCTGAGCGACCCCAACAGCAACCTGGAGACCTACGTGTGGAACCAGGCCGGCGCCGGCGAAGTGGTGAGCCCCCTCCTCACCTACCCGCAGGCCCTTCCTCCGGATTGCAACGGTGTTCCGGGTGGTCCGGCCGTGCCGGGAACCGCCTGCGATGACGGTCTCGCCACCACGGGTAACGATACCTGGGACGCGAACTGCGTGTGCGTGGGTCAGCTGATCGACTGCGAAGGCACCCCGGGCGGCAGCGCTCTTCCGGGCACCGCCTGCGATGACGGCCTGGCCACCACCGGTAACGATACCTACGATGCCAACTGCACCTGCGTCGGTCAGCTGATCGATTGCGAAGGCACCCCGGGCGGCAGCGCCCTGCCGGGTACCGCCTGCGATGATGGCCTCGCCACCACCGGCAACGACACCTGGGATGCGAACTGCACCTGCGTGGGCCTGCTGATCGACTGCGAAGGCACCCCGGGCGGCAGCGCCCTCCCCGGCACCGCCTGTGATGACGGTCTCGCCACCACCGGCAACGACACTTGGGATGCGAACTGCACCTGCGTGGGCCTGCTGATCGACTGCGAAGGCACCCCGGGCGGCAGCGCCCTCCCCGGCACCGCCTGCGACGATGGCAACCCCAACAGCAGCAACGACACCTGGGATGCCAATTGCACCTGCAGCGGCACCCTGGCCAACGACTGCCTCGGCGTGCCGGGTGGTCCTGCCCAGCCGGGTACGCCCTGCGATGACGGCCTCGCCACCACCGGCAACGACCTGTGGGATGCGAACTGCGTGTGCGTGGGTCAGCTGATCGACTGCGAAGGCACCCCGGGTGGCAGCGCCCTGCCGGGCACCGCCTGCGATGATGGCCTCGCCACCACCGGCAACGACACCTGGGATGCCAACTGCACCTGCGTGGGCCAGCTGATCGACTGCCTCGGTGTGCCGGGTGGTTCCGCTCTTCCGGGCACCGCCTGCGACGATGGCAACCCCAACAGCAGCAACGACACCTACGATGCCAATTGCAACTGCGTGGGCCAACTGGCCAACGACTGCCTGGGCGCACCGGGCGGCCCTGCTCAACCGGGTACGCCCTGCGATGACGGCCTCGCCACCACCGGCAACGACCTGTGGGATGCCAATTGCGTGTGCGTGGGTCAGCTGATCGACTGCGAAGGCACCCCGGGCGGCAGCGCCCTGCCGGGTACCGCCTGCGACGACGGCAACCCCAACAGCAGCAACGACACCTGGGATGCCAACTGCACCTGTGTGGGCCAACTGGCCAACGACTGCCTGGGTGTGCCGGGCGGATCCGCCCTGCCGGGTACCCCCTGCGACGACGGCCAGGCCCAGACCGGCAACGACACCTGGGATGCCAACTGCAACTGCATCGGTGAGGTGATCGACTGCCTCGGCGTGCCGGGTGGTTCCGCTCTGCCGGGCAGCGCGTGCGACGACGGCAACGCGGCCACGATCAACGATGTGTACGACGCGAACTGCACCTGCGCCGGCACCCCGCTCGGCAACTGCACCGAGATCCTCACGCTGGACATCACCCTGGACAACAACGGGGCTGAGACCACCTGGGAGGTGCGCGACGAGACCGGTACCACGGTGATCCTGTCCGGTGGTCCCTACCAGAACGGTCAGGCCGGCAGCATCGTCACCGAGACCCTCTGCCTCAACCAGATCTGCTACCGCCTGATCGTGAACGACGCCGGTGGTGATGGCATCAACGGTGGTGGCTACGTCCTCACCGATGCCAACGGCCGCCGCATCGTGGACGCCAACGGTTCCTTCACCAGCACCAGCAGCGTGATCAACGAGTTCTGCCTGCCGCTTAGCGTGGCGCGCCTGATCAACGCCAGCTGCGACCGCACGAACCTGACCTACAGCACCAGCACCCAGATCTACGCCAGCTTCTACCCGGGTGCCAGCGGCTACCAGTTCTGGATCTTCGACCCCCACGGCTCCTACAGCCGTCGTGTGTTCAAGACCACGCAGAACCTGGTGCCCGCCAACCTGGTGACCCTCCCGGTGCCCGCCGACCTCGACCTGAACGTGCGTGTGCGCGCCCTGGTGGGTGGCAACTACACCGCGTTCGGTCCGGCCTGCCGCTTCCGTCTCAACACCCCGGGTGGTGCCGGTCGTGAGGCCGTCCTCTTCGACGAGGCCAGCAACGTGACCATGAGCCTCTACCCGAACCCGAACCGGGGTGAGGTGGTGAACGTGGCCTTCGACGGCATCGCTGCCGCCGAGCGGATGGACATCGACGTGATGGACATCTTCGGCAAGCGCGTGATGGCCGAGCAGATCGCCGCTCCGGGTGGTGCCTTCGTGCACACGATGGACATGGCCTACCTCGCCCCTGGCGTGTACATGGTGAACGTCCGCGTGGGCGAGCGCCTCTACACCCAGCGCCTGGTCCGCCAGTAA